CCTAATCAAAATAAGTCTTTTATTTATAGACCTTGGTAGTTTAGGATCCTCACATGTGATTTTTAGGTATGGTTTTTAGGTAGAGAGTAAAGATACATGTGATTTTTAGGTAGATAGAAAAGATACATGTGATTTTTAGGTAGATAGAAAAGATACATGTGGTTTTTAGGTAGATAGTTCACATACATGTGATtttaaggtaaaaaaaaaacatacattgCCGACATATTAGAAAATAGCAAACATACATGTAGATATAAAACATACATCCGAGTACAAGTTCAATGATCATGTTTGACGGTCCAAACTTGATACACAAGTTTTCAATGTCTGAAAATGATTACAATGAGTACAACGACCATACACAAACATAATCCCCAACCCGCCCTAAACCATTACACAAACATAATCCCCAACCCTATTAAAATGAGTACAACGACCATAGCACACACAACATACTCAAACCCATCACTACAAACAGATTTCTCCTTAGCATTATCACAGAAGGAAGATAACTTATCATAGTCACTCAAAAGAGACAGGTTATCTACCTTTTGCTCCAGCTGGAGGACATGTCTATCTCTggctctcatctcctccatcacCGCCACGTCCCACCATTTCCATACATGGCACTCTCCGTCGTCTTTATTCGCACAAGTATATACTAAGCGACCTGTATCACACACGGATCATCAATTATCATTTTGGACAGAACAGATGACTAGCTACATCAGTGGCGGGTCTTACCTTCACCATTAATACTTCTAGACGCTACAAGCTGTGGCGGAGAACCACAGTAGCAAACCTGCGGGAACCCGAACTCCACCTCCGGTTGTGGAGGGTATATGACGGCTGAACGACGTTCTAAGCTTAGCTCAGCTTGATCACGTCGGATTAGGTCCTCCGTCTCGGAGTATTCACTCTCTGCATTGCATCTTTAGAGGTGTTGAGCCACGCACTGATCAACACCTCGTCATCAGCCGGGTCCCATTTGCGTCTAACACCACGGGCCACTGGTGGTACTTGAGATGGTTGTGTACTGAATGACGGGAGAGGTTGAGAATCTCCAAAGTTAATACCACCATGGTAAATGCTTCCTTGTTGACTCTGAAGCAGTCCTAATAAACTAGAGCTCTGACTATGAATATTATTTGGATCCATAGCAGTAAGAAAAGAGAGGAGATTTATTCGAGAAAGACAACAGATATATtagagaaaagagaagagatGTATTTGAGAAAAGCGAGTGAGATGATAGAAGTGAGAAGAGATAATTGATTTTATAGGAGGAAGTGAAGACTACAAAGTACAAACACAAATAAATGGCTAACTCCGAACAAGAACTGTCTAATCCAAACTTATTACCGAAGAGAAAAGCTATCTAACATTCCTAACTACATCATTAATATAATGAGATTTGGTTTCAAACAAACTAGACTAGTTGTAACTAAGCAGTAATTCCTAACAACATCATAATTAATAATCCTAGTTTATTGCGATCAACTTGTGTCTATCAAATGCACGCAAGTGTCTTTAAGTTTCACAAAAAGAAGACTCAAACTATTACAAACTCAGGCAAGGCAGATATATGATAGCAGAAACATAACTATGGCAAGGCAAAAAGAATTACGACCAAAGAGACACAAACTATGGCAAGACAAAAAGAATTACGACCAAAGAGACACAGGCGATAGCAGAAAGAAAACTAAACTACAGCACAAAACAAAACGAGCACGATCTAATCCAACTACCAAAGAGACACAAACTATTTCGTTAATATCAAACTGTAAAAATAGCAATCACTCAACCTATTTTCTTAAAGGATCTAACCACAAAAGTTTTTAACGGAGCCTGTAAAAATAGCAATCAATCTAAAGAAAACACTCTCTCAGCCTACAAAGATACAAACCATGTAAATCAATAAGCTTTTTTCTATTCCAAACCCTAGATTCTAACCATTTCATCTACGAGTTGAAGACCGTACCTTGACGAGATTGGGACGATTCGCAGAGGATTTGGAGAGGAAAGAAGCTTGCGTACAGGACCGGAATCGAACGGAAGTTGATTGAGATTTCGAAGCTGCGACCTCTCGATTGGAAGCTGCGACCTTTCGATTGGCAAACACACGCCGACGGAGACTCCAGTGGAAGAGAGAAGACGCAGGTGGAGTGAGGAGATAGGTCCTCGCTTTCGTTTGGAAAGGATCGATCTTCGATTCGATGCTTCAGTTCGTCGCCATGGAGCTCTCCTTTTTGGATTTTGCGATTTCAATTTCAGAAATGGGAATGAGCCGAAACGACCGTCCCTTCGTCGTTTCCATCGTCCAATACGGGCTTGCCACGTCTCCTTCGGGACGAGCCCGATTGTCCCTTAATTACGGCCCGTCCCACccattttaatttcattttgatttattttcgaCCCAAAAAAGAGGAAGGGACGGCCCAAGGCACGCCCGATGCAGATGCCCTAATATCCTTATGATCCCTTCTGTGATTCTGTTGCGTTACAAGAACGAAACCTTTTGATCCACTCTATATCTTCCTTCTCGTGTTGATCAAAATCGGTTAGGTTACCAATCTCAGTATCCTCCACCGCCGGGTTATCCATCAGCACCTCCGCCTCCCGTATATCCTCCGTCGCATCATCACGAAGGATATCCTCAACACCCACACGGATATCCATCGTATCCACCACCAAAACCGCCTTCACGTCCTCCTTACGAAGCCGGGTATCAGGAGTACTTCTCCGGAGgctttcctcctcctcctccacctccgCCGCAGCAATACAATCAATGCCATCATGATCATCACTATTACCAGGACTCGAACTCTGGTTGCACCTCTTTCCTCCGTGGCTGGTTCGTCCCTttgatctccttcttttttCATCCACCCTGATTTTTTCTCTTAGATCACCGTTTCGTTACTTACTATAAGTCTTTTAGGAGTGATTCTAGTGATTAGATTCATGCTTTTTACATGTTAACATCTCTTCTTGAACTAAATGCGCATTACCATAAGATCCCTTTGATGTGTTTAGAGTTTGTACCTGTGATATTGCTTTGCTGCTATTTTAGTGTCTTTTAAAAAGACATCAGTTAAAAACACTGTGGAACTGTTTCGTTTCCGTCGGTCGTTAGGACAACATCTTCTTTTGTTAAACAAAGTCAACACCATCTtcttaattatatgattatatcCTTTTTGTTGTTCTATCTGGCTGTAAGAAGTAATGCAGCTTCTTCACttgttattttacattttatgtcTCGTTTCAGTGACTCGATTAACCAACTCGTTTTTGTTTGTTGTGGGTGTGTGCAGTTTCGCTGCTCTCTGTTGCTGCTGCCTGTTAGACGATATCTTCGTCTAAGACTGGAGAGTTATTCATAAAAACTTAAATGATTTGGTGTATGTTTTTTTCTCTGAAGTTGTCATTGTGTACTTAAAAGATTACTGCATTGGGTGTTGGAATGAACTTACAAAGCCATGGTACCAAGACCATAGGCTAATGGAATTCATTTATAGTTTGTATGCTTTATTTGAAGACAAGCAGCTTGAGTATTGATAAACTTTAGTCTACAtcataaaatgtttaaaaatttagCAAATAATAAAATCGTAATCAGGTGATCACCTATACTATTCTCTTATTAGTACAAATTGGTCATTCTGAACCATAATTACTTGAGACTATTTGTATTATGTAcacatttcttcttctctatttGTATATTCCTAGCAAGgtaaaactattttaatttaaactagCAAACTTATCAAAGAAAAAAGGTAAACCTAATTGGAAGGTGGCAAATTTGTGATTTTAAAGTTCTATATTCCATGGTGCAGCCATGGGTTCAATGAACCGATTAATTAAAGGGAAAATTaccaaaacagaacaaaaattCAGCATGGTTGTCATTTtggtataaaaaaaaattatctattatttctctttctttaccctttcaaattctaaaagttaatgaaataaatagttttatgaatcaaaaaaattgtaagaaatagaaacaattgataaaacactcatatacacaaattgatattttcttagggttgaaaaacttgaaaaattaaatttcaaaattacgttctactaaaagtagaattcATCTTCTACGAAAAATGGGTTAGTAGAAAGTGAATTCTAGATTAAACAAGTTCATCTATTTTTTTAGAACGAACAATCTACTCTtacttaaaattctaaatagGAGAATGTGAATTCTACTAATTGCAAAGATAACAACTTTTCTATCGAATGCAGcttctatttttattatgtattttacaACTCCGGGAATATGAAATCTAGGCATTACTGTGGCGATTACATGAGCTAGAATCTGCTTATAGGATTTTTTGTATTCGTTCTACGCAGTGTAGAAAGTACCTTTTACGGATAAGAAAACCTGATTTTTGCAAAAATTTAGGAAATTccagttaaaaatatattttaaaaatatttgaaatattataacTTCCTAAAACGTGTATATTTTGCTCacaaaaataatctaaaatatttgtaatctcTATGCTTGCCTAAAACgttacaaacatatatttttgatttttttatatgtttacaaACATATATcgattaaaattatatacatatgtttatttttatttttattaatatatttatttatagaattatttgaaatttaattgtGTATATCACGggaatatataaatgttattgTCCATGCTATGCATGAGAATATTTTATTGAATTTAAGTATATAAGTATCGTAATAGTACTAGTATATAAGTGTTACTTATTATAACTGCttaaagtataaaattatttatcaaatatgattaaacatttaaaatatttaataaaatattaatatatttaaataatttataaaaatagttaacaTACACTAAAAGTTGTTTAATATCGACTAAAAGTTATTTTGGAAATTTCTGTTTGTGAATTTAAAtgtacaatttataaaaaaaatattacattttttgttaatataattattttgaatatatttgtttatatcaattttttcatattaatataaaaacgttatatacattatttttattaatatattctaaaatgttgacttatatatataattaaatttttatttttaattcgttttttaatatttta
This genomic interval from Brassica napus cultivar Da-Ae chromosome A6, Da-Ae, whole genome shotgun sequence contains the following:
- the LOC106349313 gene encoding cysteine-rich and transmembrane domain-containing protein WIH2 encodes the protein MSYEKVPPETYPPPGYQSQYPPPPGYPSAPPPPVYPPSHHHEGYPQHPHGYPSYPPPKPPSRPPYEAGYQEYFSGGFPPPPPPPPQQYNQCHHDHHYYQDSNSGCTSFLRGCFAALCCCCLLDDIFV